DNA sequence from the Pedobacter schmidteae genome:
GAAACTGCCTGACGATGGTACAGCCGCTGTACCGTTGGCCATCATGACAAGATCTTTGTAAAGCGTATATTTTTTCAATGGAATATTAATGATAGCCTCAGCTTTCAGATCAAACTTGTCGGTAATCACCACTTTTAAATTTCCGGCATTTTTTCGGTAGGTGTAGGCGTAGTTCAAATTATAGGTTTTATCATTATTTGGCAGATCTATTTTGTTAACCAGCACAAAGGTGCCCTGATAATCATCAAAAATTTCTATTAGTTTTAAACCATTCTCCGAACTGGCTTTAGCGGTGACGGTAATTTTGTCATTAACATCGGGTAGCAGGCTTGGCGGAACATTTTCCAATTTTGGTAAGGGTGGGGTAAAGGAGCTGAGTTTGATAAAACCTTCAAAAGAAGTATTGTCTACATGTTTGACCATGACCTTTACACCTGTAACCTGGCTTAACCTGGCCGATGAATAATTGGTCGTAGGAATGCTGAACCTGTAATTGTTTTTGTCGCTTGATGCTGGCGTGCCGATATAAATGAGGGAATCGGTTGTATTAGTACGCACCAGATAGCAGTAAATTAGTTTTATCCCGGTAGGTGAACTAAGTACTCCGTTCAGTTCTGCATCAGGGCTTACCTGTTTGGTGGCCGTATTGTAACTAAACTCCTGTGCGGTGAGGGTATCTGAGCCAGAGCTTATAACCTTGTCTTTTTTACAGCTGTATATTAAAAATGTGCAGGACAGGAGGGGCAGGATCCAAAAGTTGTTGATTGGTTTCATATTCAATTTTTTTAGGGTTAGTAGCCCGGGTTTTGAACAATTTTTATCTGATCGTTGGCATCCAGTTCGCGCTGAGGGATGGGTAGCAACAATTTCTCCGTGGTGAGATTGGCTTGCAGTTCTGCCAGGGTAAAGGCCGGTCGGTAAGCTTTGTAATGTGAATCAAATTCCAGGGCAAAGTGGTTTTTGATGACAGCTACGGCTTGTCCGGTTCTTACCAGGTCAAAGAAACGCTGGTTTTCAAAAGCAAATTCAAGTCTTCTTTCATTTAGTAAAGCATTCAGAAACTGTGTAGAGGTAGTAATGGCATTGGCACTACCGTCAGTTGGGTATTTGTAAAAGCCTGCATTAAAATCGCCGGTTGCATAGTCGGTGGCCCCGGCTCTTGCCCTTACATCATTAATCAGGTTTACTGCGGGACTTCCGAAACCCAAGGCCTCAGCCTTCATCAACAATACATCGGAAAAGCGAAGTACAGGGAAATCGTTTTCGGCATCAAATTTTACCAGAACCGGAGAAATGAATTTTTTGACATACAGTTTGGAAGCGTATTTGGCCATAGTTACCACTTTTCGGGCATCAGCGGCTCCGCTTGCTGGCGTCTTATAGGTTACGTCCAGATCATTTGTCGGGAAATTATATCCGGTACCATCACCATTTACAATTGCGCTTCCACTGGATGTTGGGGCAAAGTTATTGGCCATCAGGTTGCCAAGCCCAAAGCCTCCGGCTTTAAACCTTACCGCAAACAGAATCTCCTTGTTCATTTCGTTGTTAATGGAAAAGACATCTGAAAAAGAAGGTAATAAGCCGTGGCCACTGTTGCTGATGATATCATCCAGCAGGGGCAAGGCGCTGGCTGCACGGTTGGTGGTCAGGTAAACTTTAGCCAAGAGTGCTTTTGCTGCCCAGGAGGTAGCCCGCCCGGCTTCGGGATTGCTGGCTGACGAGTAAGGCGCCTGCGATAGCAGGCTTTTTGCTGCCAGCAGATCGGCTGTAATCAGCTGATAACAGTCGGCCAGTGGCGTTCTGGTAATTTTTTTTGATTGCTCAGGATCAACCGGCTCGGTAATGAGAAAAACATCTCCATACAACCTCACCAGATTAAAGTAATGGTAGGCACGTAAAAATAAGGCTTCTCCAGCCAGTTGGTTTTTCTGTTGCTGATTCATTTTGGCAGTGCCTTCGCCTACAATAGTTTGGCCGCCTGTGTAGCTTACACCCAGACTTTTTAACACATAATTAATAGATCGCAGGTTTTTATAAGTAGCCAGCCAGTATTGATAAACTTTGTCATGTGCCGAATTTAAAGTGAACATATCCAGTTCGTTGAATTCGAAATTGATGGCTGCAGAACTGTTGGGAACCCCCTGTTTGGAATTGTCTGTACGCAAATCGGTCAGCATCCATTCAAACTCCAACGGTTTTTGTAAACCATTGTAACTGCCTGTAAGCGCCGCCGAAGTTTCTTCGTAGTTTCTATAAAAAGCATTTACGCCAATATTAGAGATGGGGTCAATATCGATGATTTTATTGCAGGCGCTGATACTTGTGATCAGTACAATGCCTGCTGCAAACAATTTAAAGCTTTTCATCTGATGTATGTTTAAGTAGCTCATGATTTAAAAATTAACATCTATACCAAAGGTGTAAGTACGGGCAATTGGAAATGCACCGCGCTGATAGCCATCAATAAGTGGCGAAGCATATTGCGAAGAGGTGGTTCTTGCCTCCGGGTTTATTCCGCGATAAGAACGGCCCATCAAGTAAACCACATTGTCAGCCGAACTGTATACTCTTATCCCTTTGACCCCTATTTTTTTTGTGAATTTTGCAGGTAAGGTGTAACCTAAAATTACATTTCTGAGGGCAGCATACGAGCCGTCTTCAATCACGTAGTCTGTCAACAACCAGTTCTCTCCGTTGGTATAGTAGGGTGTTTTACCATCGCCTGGATTGGCTGCACTGATCCATCTGTTTTTGTTGAAGTTTTCATTGTAGCGTCTGGATTCGTTGTAGTTGGCATCGCCATTGATCACTTTTACCCCCTGAACGCCTTGAATAAGGAGGTTGAGGTCGAAACCTTTGTATTTAAAGGAATTGTTGATACCCCAGGTGAAATCAGGAAAAGGAGTGCCTAGTGTAGTCCGGTCATTTACGTCAATCTTATTATCGCCGTTCACATCTACAAATTTTAACCCGCCGGGTGCATAGTATTTGGCAAGGGTAGAGGTTTGTCCGCCGGCTTTTGCTTCATCTATCTGCGCCTGTGAGGTCCACACACCGTTGGTTTTGTAGCCGAAAAACTGGATGGCAGGCTGACCTACAATGGCCGCGTAGATTTCATTCCTTTCACCATAATTATATTGGAAGGGCTCGCCACCCAGCTCAAGCAAACGATTTCTGTTGGCCGAGAAGTTTAATGCGGTCGTCCACTGAAATTTATCGTTTTTAATGTTGTTGGAAGTCAGCTCTATTTCAATACCTTGATTTTTCACTCTCCCCGAGTTGTCAAAATACTCAAACGAGCCACTAAAGGACTGGGTGGACCTTTTGTATAATAGTTTTTCGGTGTTGGAATTGTAGTATTCTAAAGTCAGCCCAAACCGGTCTTTCATAAAGCCAATGTCGAGTCCGGTATTGAATTCAAATGTACGTTCCCAGGTAATGTTTGGGTTGGCCAGTACATCGGCATTTGGTGCAAGCCCAAGGTCAACACTTCCTGTTCCGCTTCCGAAAGAATAATTGCCAGGATACAACAGGTTCTGGAAAGCAAAGCTCTCAATTTTGTTATTTCCTGTAGCTCCGTAACTGGCCCTCAATTTCATATTGCTCAACCAGCTTATATTTTTCATGAAATCTTCTTTTGTAATCCCCCATCCGGCAGACACAGCAGGAAAGGATCCATATTTTTTTCCTTCAGCGAAATAGGAACTGCCATCCATACGGTAACTGAGGGCTAATAAGTACTTGTTTTTATAGTCGTAAGTTAACCTGCCCAGATAAGAGATGAGACCAATACGGTCTTTTAGTGTTTTGGTTAGGGCCTGATCAATCTGAGCGGCCTGATTGAGCGTCTCAAAATCATCTGTAGGGAAGTTCCGGCCTACCATATTCGATTCCTTGACGATGGTTTGTTGCGTGGTAAAGCCAACTAATCCGGTAAAATTGTGGTTGCCCTTGGTCAGGTTGTAGTTTAAGGTGTTTTCAAACAACAGATCGAGGTAGTTTTTGGTATATATGGTGGCTTCGTTTACATCGCCATCTTTTCGGGCGCTTGATTTGGTGAAGGTGTTGTTTTCCTGTTGAGAGAAATAACCACCCGCCGAACTTTTAAAGATCAGGTTGGGTAGAAATTTAATGCTGATATCGGCGCTACCCAGCATTCTATAGGTTTGCTGATCACGCGTTTCCCTGGCAGCGATAGAAAGCGGTGTATTGTTGCTGGTAGCAAAGGGCTCAACAGGACCGGTACTACTCCACAAACTGCCCTCAGGCATGGTACCAGAATACTGCAGCCCGTTAAAGTGGCGCGCCTGAACAAAATCGCCGGGAAGTACAGATGCCCATTGCGCATTTTGGTGTACATATGCAGCGGTAAAATCATTATGATAAACAGGGAGGAAGGAGCCAAACCTAAAGTAATCGGTAAAATTTACTGCCGGTCTTTGTGTTTTGATATAGGAAGGGTTAAAATTGAGGCTGAAATCGACTTTTTTACTGAGTGTTCCATCTATTTTCGCTTTCACATTTAAGCGTTCGTTATCACTATATTTCAAAATGGCCTGATCTTTTTGCCCACTGGCAGAGATGTAATATTTGAGTTCTTTTTTGCCGCCTGAAATCCCCAGTTGAATATTGGCGATGGAAGCATCCTGCAGGGCTTCTTGTTGCCAGTCTGTAGGTACACCGCTAATCTGATCTTCAATGATATAAGCCGCTCTTTCCGGACCTGTAATCAGGTTCTTCCCGTTTGCGGGTACGGTGGGGTCATTTTCTCTTAGTGCCGCTTCTGAAAACAACATTTTGGTGTAGTCGGTAATGCTCATGATGGGATTTAAGGCGTAAGGTTTTTTAAATCCGTAATACGACTTAATGGAATATTTTGGCTTGTCAGATACCCCGCTTTTTGTGGTGATCAGAATTACACCGTTGGCGGCCCTGGAACCATATATGGCTCCCGATGCGGCATCTTTCAATACTTCAATCGATTCCACATCCTGAGGGTTTACAAAAGACAAACCATCGGGTACCGGATAACCATCTACCACTACCAGTGGTTGCGAATTGGCGCTGATGGAACTGAAGCCACGTACACGCACAATTGGGTCAGCGCCTACTTCAGAACTCACATTTTGAATGGTTACGCCGGCAATTTTTCCGATAAGTGCATTGTCGAGCCTGGAGGTAGGTATTTCATCCAGATTGTCATTTTTCAATTTACTTACGGCACCTGTTACTGCCGATTTTTTTTGTGTTCCATATCCAATTACCACCAATTCATTCATGGTGTTGGGCGTTTCCTTTAAGGTGATGGTAATGTTAGCAGCTCCTTTAACGGCATAGGCCTGAGGTTGATAACCCAGGTAATTGAACAGTATTAATTTGCCCGTCTCTACATTAATGCTAAACTCTCCCTTGTTGTTGGTAACGGTTCCTTGTTTAGCGTCTTTAATGGTAACAGATGCACCAGGTAAGGTTTCCCCGCTTGCAGATTTAACCACACCTTGTATTTTTACCCTTGTCTGCGAAAAAGCAGGATTTAAAAACAGAAAACAGGAAAATACCAGGAGGAGTATTCCCCGTAAGTAAATGTTCAGATTCATATCGATTTATATTTGGTTTCAGTTGATCACCTGCCTGGTAAAATCCCTTTTACTACAGGAGACAATTTTTAACGTGGCTATGTTTAGCGGGTACTTAAATTCTTAAGTACCCTGCCATTAATGGGGTTATGAAAAATTCAGACCACCGTTGATATCAATGTTGGTGCCGGTTATATAGCTGGATTGCGCTGAAGCTAAATAAACCACCAGGTCTGCAACTTCTGATGCAGTGCCTTCGCGTTTCAATAGCGTTGCATTGGCTACATTAACCCTCACTTCCGGTTTGCTGAAAGTGTCGTGAAAGGTTGTTGCAATCATGCCGGGTAACACTGCATTTACCCTGATGTTTTTAGGCCCCAGCTCTTTTGCCAATGCGCGCGTATAGGTCATGATACCACCTTTGGCAGTGGCGTATGCGCTTGCGCCCGGGCCGCCGCCATCCCTGCCGGCCAGTGACGACAGGTTAACAATAGATGCGCCCGAAGCCATGTAAGGGATGGTTGCCCGGCTAACCAGGTATACACTTTTCAGGTTCAGGTCCATTACGGCATCCCAAAATGTTTCATCTAACTCGGCTGTAGGTTTCCTGGCCACCATACCGCCGGCTACGTTAACAAGGATATGGATTTCTTCTCCAAAAGCAGCTCTGGCCTCGTCTACCAGACTGGTAACTTCTGCTGATTTGGTAACATCACCCTTAACGATGATGGCCTCGCCGCCCTGCTCCCGGATCAACCTTAATGTTTCCTCTGCATTTGCAATATTGCCGTGATAATTGATCACAACTTTTGCACCTTCCTGGGCAAGCTGACAAGAAACAGCTCTACCGATATCTCTGGACCCTCCAGTTACAATTGCGACTTTATTTTTTAAACGCATATTCTATTGATTTATTGATGAATTACTTTTTTTTGATGTGATGTATTTTATGCATATCCAGGTAATCGGGACAAGCACTGCTGCGAGTACAAAAAAGGAAACGTAGCTTGTTTTTGTGATGATAGGTACCGCCCAGGTGGTTAGTAAAGTTCCTGCAACCGCTGCTGTGCCGCCCATTCCTGCCACTGTACCTACATTTTTTCCATTGAAATAATCGCTTGGCAAGGTTTGGATGTTTCCAATAAGAAACTGAAAGCCAAATAAGGTACATCCAATCAATACCATAGCCAGGGTAGGTGTATTTTTAAGGCTATCCAGTTGATAAACAATGGCCATCAGCGAAATGAGCATAATGATACAACCCAGGGTAATGGAGTTTTTACGTGCTTTAACAGCGCTAATACCTAGTTTTACCTGTCGGGAAGAGTGATAACCACCGGCCAGACTTCCAATGGCGGCAA
Encoded proteins:
- a CDS encoding RagB/SusD family nutrient uptake outer membrane protein, which encodes MKSFKLFAAGIVLITSISACNKIIDIDPISNIGVNAFYRNYEETSAALTGSYNGLQKPLEFEWMLTDLRTDNSKQGVPNSSAAINFEFNELDMFTLNSAHDKVYQYWLATYKNLRSINYVLKSLGVSYTGGQTIVGEGTAKMNQQQKNQLAGEALFLRAYHYFNLVRLYGDVFLITEPVDPEQSKKITRTPLADCYQLITADLLAAKSLLSQAPYSSASNPEAGRATSWAAKALLAKVYLTTNRAASALPLLDDIISNSGHGLLPSFSDVFSINNEMNKEILFAVRFKAGGFGLGNLMANNFAPTSSGSAIVNGDGTGYNFPTNDLDVTYKTPASGAADARKVVTMAKYASKLYVKKFISPVLVKFDAENDFPVLRFSDVLLMKAEALGFGSPAVNLINDVRARAGATDYATGDFNAGFYKYPTDGSANAITTSTQFLNALLNERRLEFAFENQRFFDLVRTGQAVAVIKNHFALEFDSHYKAYRPAFTLAELQANLTTEKLLLPIPQRELDANDQIKIVQNPGY
- a CDS encoding SDR family NAD(P)-dependent oxidoreductase, which translates into the protein MRLKNKVAIVTGGSRDIGRAVSCQLAQEGAKVVINYHGNIANAEETLRLIREQGGEAIIVKGDVTKSAEVTSLVDEARAAFGEEIHILVNVAGGMVARKPTAELDETFWDAVMDLNLKSVYLVSRATIPYMASGASIVNLSSLAGRDGGGPGASAYATAKGGIMTYTRALAKELGPKNIRVNAVLPGMIATTFHDTFSKPEVRVNVANATLLKREGTASEVADLVVYLASAQSSYITGTNIDINGGLNFS
- a CDS encoding TonB-dependent receptor, with product MNLNIYLRGILLLVFSCFLFLNPAFSQTRVKIQGVVKSASGETLPGASVTIKDAKQGTVTNNKGEFSINVETGKLILFNYLGYQPQAYAVKGAANITITLKETPNTMNELVVIGYGTQKKSAVTGAVSKLKNDNLDEIPTSRLDNALIGKIAGVTIQNVSSEVGADPIVRVRGFSSISANSQPLVVVDGYPVPDGLSFVNPQDVESIEVLKDAASGAIYGSRAANGVILITTKSGVSDKPKYSIKSYYGFKKPYALNPIMSITDYTKMLFSEAALRENDPTVPANGKNLITGPERAAYIIEDQISGVPTDWQQEALQDASIANIQLGISGGKKELKYYISASGQKDQAILKYSDNERLNVKAKIDGTLSKKVDFSLNFNPSYIKTQRPAVNFTDYFRFGSFLPVYHNDFTAAYVHQNAQWASVLPGDFVQARHFNGLQYSGTMPEGSLWSSTGPVEPFATSNNTPLSIAARETRDQQTYRMLGSADISIKFLPNLIFKSSAGGYFSQQENNTFTKSSARKDGDVNEATIYTKNYLDLLFENTLNYNLTKGNHNFTGLVGFTTQQTIVKESNMVGRNFPTDDFETLNQAAQIDQALTKTLKDRIGLISYLGRLTYDYKNKYLLALSYRMDGSSYFAEGKKYGSFPAVSAGWGITKEDFMKNISWLSNMKLRASYGATGNNKIESFAFQNLLYPGNYSFGSGTGSVDLGLAPNADVLANPNITWERTFEFNTGLDIGFMKDRFGLTLEYYNSNTEKLLYKRSTQSFSGSFEYFDNSGRVKNQGIEIELTSNNIKNDKFQWTTALNFSANRNRLLELGGEPFQYNYGERNEIYAAIVGQPAIQFFGYKTNGVWTSQAQIDEAKAGGQTSTLAKYYAPGGLKFVDVNGDNKIDVNDRTTLGTPFPDFTWGINNSFKYKGFDLNLLIQGVQGVKVINGDANYNESRRYNENFNKNRWISAANPGDGKTPYYTNGENWLLTDYVIEDGSYAALRNVILGYTLPAKFTKKIGVKGIRVYSSADNVVYLMGRSYRGINPEARTTSSQYASPLIDGYQRGAFPIARTYTFGIDVNF